TGCCGCCAGAACCGAGCAGGTAATGTAGACCAGAAAGCCGCCCGGACGCACGAACTGGCGCGCCTGCGCCAGAGCAATCTGCTGCTCCTCGACGCGCTTATCCAGTTGCTCTTCTGTCAGTTTCCATTTGGTTTCCGGCCTGCGACGCCAGGTGCCGGTGCCCGTACATGGCGCATCCACGACAACCCGGTCCATACGCCCGATAAGATCATCAAGCGCACCCTCGTTGGGGGTACGGGTTTGGACATTGCGCACGCCTGCACGGGTTAGCCGATCAACAATCGGGGCCAGACGGGAGGCATCGATATCAAAGGCATAGATCTGCCCCTTATTCTCCATCTGCGCGGCCATGGAGAGCGTCTTGCCACCGCCACCAGCGCAATAGTCCAACACCTGATCGGATTTCTTGGGAAAGATCAGACTGGAGACAATCTGGCTGCCCTCATCCTGAATTTCATAAAAGCCCTTACGGAAGGCCGGATCGCCCTGAATGTTCGGCTGGCGATAGTCCCCAGCCTTGGGCGCAAAACGCAGGCAATCGGCGCTCAGCTTGGTGCGCTTGGGGTTGAAGCGCGAAAGCTCCTTCTCCACCTTGCCTATATCGGCCTTGAGACGATTGACGCGAATATCAACCGGTGGGCGGCGCGCGAAAGCCTTGGCCTCCAACAACGCTTCATCCTCGAAGGTCTCCATAAAGGTGCCTTCAAGCCATTCGGGGATATCTCCCTTCACCCAGAAGGGCGCATCCTTGAGCGACTTGGCTTCAATGGCTGCCACTTCGCTTTGCGTCAGAGCTTCGGGTGCATGACTGTCTTCGGCAATCAAACCCGCCAATTGATCGGCGGTATGGTTCCAGTCAAACGCCAGCGCAGCAAGCCCCAGCGCGCGCGGCGTATCCTCCCCCATGCGCCATGCATGAGACGCCCTTTTTCGAAGAGCATCATAGACGATATTACC
This genomic window from uncultured Cohaesibacter sp. contains:
- a CDS encoding RsmB/NOP family class I SAM-dependent RNA methyltransferase; this encodes MKLGGRLQAAIEVLEEVEGRKRPVAEALKDWGRTHRFAGSGDRSAIGNIVYDALRKRASHAWRMGEDTPRALGLAALAFDWNHTADQLAGLIAEDSHAPEALTQSEVAAIEAKSLKDAPFWVKGDIPEWLEGTFMETFEDEALLEAKAFARRPPVDIRVNRLKADIGKVEKELSRFNPKRTKLSADCLRFAPKAGDYRQPNIQGDPAFRKGFYEIQDEGSQIVSSLIFPKKSDQVLDYCAGGGGKTLSMAAQMENKGQIYAFDIDASRLAPIVDRLTRAGVRNVQTRTPNEGALDDLIGRMDRVVVDAPCTGTGTWRRRPETKWKLTEEQLDKRVEEQQIALAQARQFVRPGGFLVYITCSVLAAENEEQIYHFIANNPDFELVSAGEVWQDMFGFDAPKPWSSDMMSVTLTPQSTETDGFFFSVMEYRPD